In one Hippocampus zosterae strain Florida chromosome 10, ASM2543408v3, whole genome shotgun sequence genomic region, the following are encoded:
- the LOC127609251 gene encoding TLC domain-containing protein 3A-like, which translates to MLTSLVSGAVVFPGLFYGLGKILKFKFRHWDDADVVTVSERFVSAIHASISTATGITVVSSCKNVMTDSHWLVNEFILFGSSYMTTDLLAMYLSHYHIQRLRTQTSLYNRHSQRTIKGFISKDWLLVLHHLVLVLVFMPIALFLRRGLGDFFIGCFFITEFSTPFLCLGKILIQLGLDNTRLHTINGVLVLLTFFICRILIFPFMYWMYGRQVDTPLHKVAFHLPWHCNAGNLTILIPQIYWFYLLLKKAKRLYNKHRKLN; encoded by the exons ATGTTAACTTCCTTGGTTAGTGGCGCCGTGGTGTTTCCTGGCCTCTTCTACGGGCTGGGAAAAATACTCAAGTTCAAGTTCAGACACTGGGACGACGCAGACGTAGTGACCGTCAGCGAAAG GTTTGTTTCTGCCATCCACGCAAGCATTTCGACTGCAACTGGAATCACAGTAGTGTCATCTTGCAAGAATGTCATGACTGACAG TCACTGGCTGGTCAATGAGTTTATATTGTTTGGCTCGTCCTATATGACCACTGACCTCTTAGCAATGTACCTGAGCCACTACCATATTCAGAGGCTCAGAACTCAGACCAGCCTGTACAACCGCCACTCTCAGCGAACAATCAAGGGTTTCATCTCCAAGGACTGGTTGCTTGTCCTCCATCACTTGGTACTGGTTCTGGTTTTCATGCCTATTGCTTTG TTTCTCAGAAGAGGATTAGGCGATTTTTTCATCGGGTGCTTTTTCATCACAGAATTCAGCACACCTTTTCTCTGTTTGGGAAAGATCCTCATTCAG CTGGGCCTTGACAACACCAGGCTGCACACAATCAATGGCGTGTTAGTCCTCTTGACGTTCTTCATATGTCGGATCTTAATCTTTCCCTTCATGTACTGGATGTACGGGCGGCAAGTTGACACTCCACTGCACAAAGTAGCCTTCCATCTGCCTTGGCACTGCAACGCAGGCAACCTGACCATCCTCATACCGCAGATCTACTGGTTTTACCTCCTGCTGAAGAAAGCCAAGCGACTTTACAACAAACATAGGAAATTAAATTAA
- the LOC127609253 gene encoding TLC domain-containing protein 3A-like: MLKTLACGVVTFAGLYVGFRKVFKWTFTRWSDADVLIVSERLLDAIHASLATATGVITAMSCKRIMTDSHWVLSEFLVFGYPYSAIDLYATYMSHYHTQRLRGNSMYNKHSLMTLKAFLSHYWLTVLHHLGVLGILLPIGMFYRRGLGDFFVGCLFITELSVAFVAISKIIVQVGLENTRLHKINSILVLITFIMCRILIFPYMYWKYGRDFGIPLHKVPAHLPWHCNAGNLAILVPQVYWFYLQLKKAQRVFRHKKD, from the exons ATGCTTAAAACGTTGGCCTGTGGAGTCGTGACATTTGCTGGATTGTACGTCGGCTTCAGAAAAGTATTCAAGTGGACATTCACGCGCTGGAGTGACGCGGATGTATTGATAGTCAGCGAAAG GCTCCTGGATGCTATCCACGCTTCATTAGCTACTGCAACAGGAGTCATCACCGCAATGTCATGCAAGCGCATCATGACAGACAG TCACTGGGTGCTCAGCGAGTTTCTGGTGTTTGGATATCCCTATTCGGCCATCGACCTGTACGCCACCTACATGAGCCACTACCATACTCAGAGGCTCAGAGGGAACAGCATGTACAACAAGCACTCTCTGATGACACTGAAGGCTTTCCTCTCCCACTATTGGTTGACGGTGCTTCATCACCTGGGAGTGCTCGGTATTCTCCTACCCATTGGCATG TTCTACAGGAGGGGACTGGGTGATTTTTTCGTCGGATGTTTATTCATCACCGAACTCAGCGTCGCTTTTGTTGCCATTTCAAAGATCATCGTCCAG GTGGGCCTGGAGAacaccaggctgcacaaaatcAACAGCATCTTAGTTCTGATCACGTTCATCATGTGCCGGATCTTGATCTTCCCCTACATGTACTGGAAGTACGGACGGGATTTTGGCATTCCGCTGCACAAAGTGCCGGCCCACCTGCCCTGGCACTGTAATGCAGGCAACCTGGCTATCCTTGTGCCTCAGGTCTACTGGTTCTACCTCCAGCTGAAGAAAGCCCAGCGAGTGTTCCGACATAAGAAAGACTAA
- the LOC127609191 gene encoding tapasin-related protein-like translates to MCLLKLLTLFLFLCVGTHANPLTWLPCLFSDYIVQVNNEGARDVQLLKRSSILQFGELGDSPVNPHAITFLVIVSKLDLRYYLKDMEADLVDCHIHRSNTNGVDVNWPDQTSHEYICWFTITLTHTKGLFTVSGVLRYPCETPPSEQQDLTNWPAIEDRQTLITKVAVIMKTQTPTVTIGLGFQKKLHCKFAVAHKRPNMSVQWYQQYHGEQRNLFRHDSHSGESEGKGVDLRKLAGGDLSYTFPFTEVKHTGTYVCSVSVFPLSSSLEISLQIQESPQVSLSVGPTLTLQDGELKKVVCAADNYYPLDVDIAWYEQDPASSGQRVGVPLPKALDNVLLSSHKNNMDKTYSLSGFFYLQASHTRSGNQFTCTVSHQSLRMPIKKRFVLIVEEPTSWFFVLPVCSVLVILLSVLYFMLRHLHQARKYSLRKKPY, encoded by the exons ATGTGTTTGCTCAAGTTATTAACTTTATTCTTATTTCTGTGTGTGG gtaCCCATGCTAATCCTCTTACATGGCTGCCCTGCCTTTTCAGTGACTATATTGTGCAGGTCAATAACGAGGGTGCGCGTGACGTACAGCTCCTGAAAAGATCCAGCATTCTGCAGTTTGGTGAGCTAGGAGACAGTCCTGTGAACCCTCATGCCATCACTTTCCTTGTCATTG TCTCCAAACTGGACCTGCGGTACTATTTGAAGGACATGGAAGCAGATCTTGTGGATTGCCACATTCATAGATCCAACACCAACGGTGTAGATGTGAACTGGCCGGACCAGACATCTCATGAGTACATCTGTTGGTTCACCATCACCCTGACACACACCAAAGGCTTGTTCACTGTCTCTGGAGTCCTCAGATATCCATGTGAGACCCCTCCCTCTGAACAACAGGATCTCACCAATTGGCCTGCTATTGAGGACAGACAGACCCTCATTACTAAAG TGGCAGTGATCATGAAAACACAAACTCCAACGGTGACAATAGGCCTGGGTTTCCAGAAAAAGCTCCACTGCAAATTTGCTGTCGCTCACAAGAGACCAAACATGAGCGTGCAGTGGTACCAGCAGTACCATGGCGAGCAACGCAATCTCTTCCGTCATGACAGCCACTCTGGGGAAAGTGAGGGGAAGGGAGTTGACCTGAGGAAGCTAGCGGGTGGTGACCTTTCTTACACTTTCCCCTTCACTGAAGTCAAACACACAGGCACATATGTGTGCTCCGTGTCAGTGTTTCCCTTGTCTTCCAGCCTTGAAATAAGTCTCCAAATTCAAG AGTCTCCCCAGGTGTCCCTCAGTGTTGGTCCCACGCTGACATTGCAAGATGGTGAGCTGAAGAAGGTTGTTTGCGCGGCAGACAACTACTACCCGCTGGATGTGGACATTGCCTGGTACGAGCAGGACCCGGCATCTTCGGGCCAGAGGGTCGGCGTTCCTCTCCCGAAGGCGCTCGACAATGTCCTGCTCTCCagtcacaaaaacaacatggaCAAGACCTACTCGCTGTCGGGTTTCTTCTACCTCCAGGCTTCGCACACACGCTCAGGGAATCAGTTTACATGCACAGTCTCCCATCAGTCCCTGCGAATGCCCATTAAAAAACGTTTCGTTCTTATCGTTGAAG AACCTACCAGCTGGTTCTTCGTGCTCCCTGTTTGCAGCGTTTTGGTCATACTGCTGTCTGTCCTGTATTTTATGCTAAGACACCTCCACCAAG CTCGAAAATACTCATTGCGG AAAAAGCCATACTGA
- the gemin4 gene encoding gem-associated protein 4, with translation MNKDWAILQGSFLLADKLCLPSSLSSLQKCDWHKVGNPVLAAMKEICDEEDVGDLHKDKAASWRKQLVGVLWLKLLSKEHGEDIEEAWKESPFFPLQNSLPEVNYTVLIELLKSLSAADTFAHFLLCLPQRQMCSELERLSDHVKSNPVDEDDVHFFLELWWQLWKGEEKFPEGQDSIAVLFASQVAHFTSQPASLTHHAAKRPKLDSSVLPNNTDILYVLLNTLTDMKDFISKPEHCFQALSNCLDALYTTFLMEQSVILPIKDKMVFLSKAVIIREKNSVKLSSELIEEAQRDLRASYTTPEFQPSRLNFYEALKRVSELTQFWQNRNLLKACSNSTVSYNTLKLQQSVQRMLSALEKADFRGEEEAEKSKLRGLLASLVFPKIESSYEVSMRVAMTIISHRLEDSHKVTVLYAGEESWVACDEQWLDFLEKHQTAFHRCDTLIQLASTLTRQLHSTNVCVSRSRRLLKVVTAAFTALSLEDKNQALVAILRSSSKGFFGCPGGSALMASFEQELNMAFNCIIQGGGGASAAEGNLSTAVSLVARVAFQNPEATLRSCCHSAVFNKGAFSLMSRILKQLPGLRGLTESKKEGEGRRNPTRLLCRCLQEVISTRLLSDNEKEQFLQFATLLMVPVATGEGERETLLSPQELINTFVLPHLARSGNDSVDLKLSLQLLHAALCAESQEVDSSSAHWVLECSPFPLLFVLAQIHDQALRCWEQPPMETKELLTSVLITLAQVVGAQVEAAPSRWSRALFWLHDKMKGLDWAVHFHLKPVWGEHFKNEVPSSLLAVCELPEQEWTGVNLPQYGQGTGLLAWMECCALSDSLRSTMLSCLALDQRQSEHVNMFSKGLLVALTQTMPWCTVPQWSRLLGALKGLITSSRLHVPFSLEYVDFLPLLDLRTFSYELSLSVLMLRVLQLLCGSSCCHWLTGDGWAHVAILYAHVVKEVINSLRAKLALPTSGLPTVSSQVQSEPTTHKPPKMSQDCSKDFKEGMQTTGEQVPSQEVLFVLSQVFCHVQHVQVMMPGGQSEPLFLSSLEILSHYQAIMGAFPESSSPLENENSKHFFNTITDNLPNQEMKSVLQQKIAQLTLSPA, from the exons ATGAATAAAG aCTGGGCCATTCTTCAGGGATCTTTCCTCCTGGCTGATAAGTTGTGTCTGCCCTCTTCTTTGAGCTCGCTCCAGAAATGTGACTGGCACAAGGTGGGCAATCCAGTCCTGGCCGCCATGAAAGAAATCTGTGACGAGGAGGATGTTGGCGATCTTCACAAAGACAAAGCTGCCTCCTGGCGGAAGCAGTTAGTTGGTGTCTTGTGGTTGAAGTTGTTGAGCAAAGAGCACGGAGAAGACATAGAGGAGGCATGGAAAGAGAGCCCCTTCTTCCCTCTACAGAACTCCCTCCCAGAAGTCAACTACACTGTCTTGATAGAGCTGCTCAAATCCTTGTCTGCTGCAGACACATTTGCTCATTTTCTACTGTGTCTTCCTCAGCGTCAGATGTGTTCTGAACTGGAAAGATTGTCGGACCATGTGAAGAGCAACCCCGTGGATGAAGACGATGTCCATTTCTTTCTTGAGTTGTGGTGGCAACTGTGGAAAGGAGAGGAGAAGTTTCCAGAGGGACAGGATAGTATTGCAGTGTTGTTTGCTAGCCAGGTTGCTCATTTTACTTCTCAGCCTGCTAGTTTGACTCATCATGCTGCCAAAAGGCCCAAACTGGACTCATCGGTGTTACCAAACAACACTGACATCTTATATGTTCTCCTCAACACTCTCACAGATATGAAAGATTTCATATCCAAACCAGAGCACTGCTTCCAGGCGCTCTCCAATTGTCTTGATGCCCTTTACACGACTTTCCTCATGGAGCAATCAGTCATCCTTCCAATCAAAGACAAGATGGTCTTCCTATCCAAAGCCGTGATCATcagagagaagaacagtgtCAAGCTGAGTTCAGAACTTATAGAGGAGGCTCAGCGAGACCTCCGAGCCTCTTACACCACACCCGAGTTTCAGCCGAGCAGATTGAACTTTTATGAAGCCTTAAAGAGGGTGTCGGAGCTCACTCAGTTCTGGCAAAACCGCAACTTGCTGAAAGCGTGTAGCAACTCTACTGTTAGCTATAATACTTTGAAACTACAGCAAAGTGTCCAAAGAATGCTGTCGGCACTCGAAAAAGCCGACTTCAGAGGAGAAGAAGAGGCCGAGAAGAGTAAACTTCGAGGTTTACTGGCATCACTGGTTTTCCCCAAGATAGAGAGTTCCTATGAGGTTAGTATGAGAGTTGCCATGACCATCATCAGCCACCGGCTGGAGGACTCTCACAAAGTCACCGTGTTGTATGCCGGTGAGGAGAGCTGGGTGGCTTGTGACGAACAGTGGCTGGACTTCCTCGAAAAGCACCAGACAGCCTTCCACCGGTGTGACACACTGATCCAACTGGCCTCCACCCTCACGAGGCAACTTCACAGCACGAACGTCTGTGTGAGCCGGAGCAGGAGGCTGCTCAAAGTTGTCACGGCCGCGTTCACTGCGCTGTCCTTGGAGGACAAGAATCAAGCTTTGGTCGCCATTCTGAGATCATCCAGCAAGGGCTTCTTCGGATGCCCGGGCGGCTCCGCTCTGATGGCCAGTTTTGAACAGGAGCTCAACATGGCTTTCAACTGCATTATCCAGGGAGGAGGCGGAGCCTCAGCGGCGGAGGGCAACCTCAGTACAGCCGTGTCTCTCGTCGCCAGAGTGGCCTTTCAGAACCCCGAGGCGACTTTAAGATCCTGCTGCCATTCTGCCGTCTTCAATAAAGGGGCGTTTTCTCTCATGAGTAGGATCCTAAAGCAGTTGCCCGGCCTCAGAGGTTTGACGGAAAGCAAAAAGGAAGGCGAAGGCAGAAGAAATCCGACACGTCTACTCTGCAGGTGTCTACAGGAAGTAATAAGCACCAGATTGCTCTCAGACAATGAAAAGGAGCAGTTCCTTCAGTTTGCGACTCTCTTGATGGTGCCAGTGGCGACGGgtgaaggagaaagagagaccCTTCTGTCGCCTCAGGAGCTAATCAATACCTTCGTCCTGCCTCATCTAGCACGCTCAG GCAACGACTCAGTTGATCTCAAGCTGAGCCTGCAACTTCTTCATGCTGCCTTGTGTGCGGAGAGCCAGGAAGTAGACTCCTCCTCAGCCCACTGGGTGCTGGAATGCTCACCCTTTCCTTTGCTCTTCGTCCTGGCTCAGATACACGACCAGGCCCTCAG GTGTTGGGAGCAACCACCCATGGAAACCAAAGAGCTGCTGACCTCCGTGCTGATCACATTGGCACAGGTCGTTGGTGCCCAGGTGGAAGCTGCCCCAAGTCGCTGGTCCAGAGCTCTCTTCTGGCTACACGATAAGATGAAGGGCCTGGACTGGGCGGTTCACTTCCACCTGAAACCCGTGTGGGGTGAACACTTCAAAAATGAAGTTCCCTCATCTTTGTTGGCAGTGTGTGAGCTTCCCGAGCAG GAGTGGACGGGTGTGAACCTGCCGCAGTACGGACAGGGGACCGGACTTTTGGCGTGGATGGAGTGCTGCGCTTTGTCAGACTCCCTTCGGTCCACCATGTTGTCTTGTCTGGCTCTGGACCAGCGCCAGTCGGAGCATGTCAACATGTTTAGTAAGGGCCTGCTGGTGGCGTTAACCCAGACTATGCCCTGGTGCACTGTCCCCCAATGGAGCAGATTACTTGGAGCCTTAAAAGGGCTGATCACCTCCAGTCGCCTCCATGTGCCTTTCTCACTGGAGTATGTGGACTTCCTGCCCCTCCTAGACTTGAGGACATTTTCCTATGAACTCAGCCTCTCGGTCCTCATGCTCCGAGTCCTGCAGCTGCTCTGCGGATCCAGCTGTTGCCACTGGCTGACAGGAGACGGCTGGGCTCACGTTGCCATATTATATGCCCACGTGGTGAAGGAGGTGATTAACTCACTGAGGGCCAAATTAGCCCTCCCTACATCAGGCCTTCCGACAGTCTCGTCTCAAGTACAAAGCGAACCAACGACACACAAACCTCCGAAAATGTCCCAAGACTGTTCGAAAGATTTCAAAGAAGGCATGCAGACCACGGGCGAGCAAGTTCCCAGTCAGGAGGTTCTTTTCGTTCTCAGTCAGGTCTTTTGTCACGTTCAACACGTCCAG GTGATGATGCCGGGTGGCCAGAGTGAGCCTCTCTTCCTGTCCAGCCTGGAGATCCTCAGTCATTACCAGGCCATCATGGGCGCTTTCCCTGAGAGCAGCAGTCCGctggaaaatgaaaacagcaagCACTTTTTCAACACCATCACGGATAACCTGCCCAACCAGGAGATGAAGTCCGTTCTCCAGCAGAAGATAGCTCAACTCACGTTATCTCCTGCGTGA